The following are encoded in a window of Longimicrobium sp. genomic DNA:
- a CDS encoding HdeD family acid-resistance protein: METIRKRLATILSRNWWVLLVRGLAAVAFGILCWLRPGVSLGALVALFGAYALLDGLLLVWTAFGGWEPDENGWVLLLGGAVGIGVAVLTFAAPGVAARALLAYIAVWALGNGVLQLVAAIRLRKEISGEWLYILGGLSLVALGVLLVARPGEGALALLWVIGAWSIGFGVLLVVMSFKARGFSRRLASS, encoded by the coding sequence ATGGAGACGATCAGGAAGCGGCTGGCCACGATCCTGTCGCGCAACTGGTGGGTGCTGCTGGTGCGTGGCCTGGCGGCCGTGGCGTTCGGCATCCTCTGCTGGCTCCGACCCGGGGTCTCGCTCGGCGCGCTGGTGGCGCTCTTCGGTGCCTACGCGCTGCTGGACGGCCTCCTCCTGGTGTGGACCGCCTTCGGGGGATGGGAACCGGACGAGAACGGCTGGGTGCTGCTGCTCGGCGGAGCGGTGGGAATCGGCGTGGCGGTGCTGACCTTCGCCGCGCCCGGCGTGGCGGCGCGGGCGCTGCTCGCCTACATCGCCGTGTGGGCGCTGGGCAACGGCGTTCTCCAGCTGGTGGCCGCAATCCGCCTGCGCAAGGAGATTTCGGGCGAGTGGCTGTACATCCTGGGCGGCCTGTCACTGGTGGCGCTGGGCGTCCTGCTCGTTGCGCGGCCGGGAGAGGGGGCGCTGGCGCTGCTCTGGGTGATCGGCGCGTGGTCGATCGGCTTCGGCGTGCTGCTGGTGGTCATGTCCTTCAAGGCGCGCGGATTCTCCAGGCGGCTGGCGTCGTCCTGA